Sequence from the Maribellus comscasis genome:
CGGTGAAAGATATTGAAGGTTTCAAAAATGCGAATCTGAATGCGGCAGTGAATTTGGAACAACGGGATGAAAACAATGTTTTTCTGGGATACCACGCTACACAAGAATTTGAAAATACTCGAGTTATTTTAAGAAATGGCGATAATATTGTTTTTCAAAAAGATATTCAGATTTCTCCGGAAACTGCTTTCACTGAAACGATTGAGTTAGGTGGGAGTTTCGAAATGACAAATTTGTATACTGAGTTAAAAAATCTGGAAACCGACGAAGTGTTAATTTCATATCAACCAAAGGAGATTAAACGACCGGATTTGCCACCGGTGGTTGAACCACCTGCCGCACCGGAAGGAATAGAAACCATTGAAGAAGTGTATTTGGCCGGAAAACGAATTGAACAGTTTTATAATCCGCGCTACAACGCGCTCGATTATTATATTGAAGCCTTACAACGCGATTCAAATGATATTCGCACAAATACGGCTGTTGGGAATTACTATTTAAAAAATGGTGATTTTGAAACTGCGAGGAAATATTTAGCCACTGCAATTCGACGGCTCACCGCTGATTATACCCGGCCGTCTAATTGTGAAGCACTTTATTTGCAGGGACTAACATTAAAAGCACTGGGTTTATTTGATGAGGCGGTTGATACATTATATCGAGCAACCTGGGATTATGCATATCACTCTGCGGCTTATTTCGAACTGGCACAAATTTCCGGTTTGAGAGGAGATTTTAAAAAAGCTTTACAGCAAATTAATGAAAGTTTATCTTCCAATACTAAAAACTACCGCGCGGTTGCTTTAAAATCTGCAATTCAACGCAATTTGGGTGATTTTGCCGGTGCTGCGGAAACGTTGTACCTGATTCCTGAAAATGACCCGTTAAATTTCCGGTTGGCAAATGAGGTATATTTAATTGAAAAAGCTGCCCGAAATAACCCATCTGCGGAAAATGAGCTTGCAGAACTGACAAAAAAGATGCGCGGTTTTGACCAAAATTACCTGGAACTTGCTGTAGGTTATATTGACGATGGAATGTTGCAGGAAGCAGAAGATGTGTTGCAACGAATAAAAACTGATAATCCAATCATTCATTACTACCGGGGCTATATTCAAGCCAGGCTTGGAAATACTGATGCAGCAAAAATACATTTTGCCCAAGCTGAAAGTTTGCCGGAGGATTATTGTTTCCCTTATCGTTTTCAGACAATACCGGTTTTAACATCTGCATTAATAACAAATCCCGATGATGGAAAAGCCTGGTATTATCTTGGAAATATTTTGTACGACAAACAACCGGAAAAAGCCGTGGAATACTGGAAAAAAGCTGTGGAGGCAGCTCCCGGTCTGGCCGTTGCATCCCGAAATCTGGGCTGGGCGTATTACCGTTATTTCAAGGATTATGAACAGGCCATTTTATGGTATGAAAAAGCAATGGCTCTAAATCCGGTTGATGCCATTTATTACAGCGAACTCGATAATTTATATGAATTGAATAATAGCGCAATAAATAAACGGCTGGCATTATTTGCCGGGAAAAACGATGTGGTGAAAAATCGTGATGATGCATTTGTCCGGCAAATTACAGTGCTGACTCTGGCAGGGCAGCCCGAAAAATCAGTGCAGTATTTACAGGATAAAAAATTTAGTTACCGTGAAGGAAATTCAAGGGTTCGTGAGGTGATAATTGACGCCCAATTGAGCTTAGGCTTAACGTATTTTGCTGAAGAGGAACATGAAAAAGCATTGGAACATTTTCTTCTCGCACAAATTCCTGATGAAGAAGCCGGAAGTGCCCGCTCAGGCAACCGCGATATTCAGGTAAATTATTTTATTGGCGTGGCTTATAAAGCTTTAAAAGATGAACAAAAAGCGGATGAATATTTTGTTTTGGCTACAGAAGGTGAAGGCAGAACAAGTGTGATGAGTTACTATAAAGGATTAAGTTTTTTGGAATTAAAAAAGAAAAAAGAAGCAGAAGAAATTTTTGATGTTTTGGTTGAGAATGGCAATCAACGTTTAAATCCTAAAGAAGGTCAGGGTAACGACTTTTTTGCGATTTTTGGTGAACGCGAGGCTGACAAAACGCGTCAGTCGATGGCTTATACCCTACGTGGGCTGGGGTATAAAGGACTCGGGAAAAATAAACAGGCAAAAGAAGATCTAAGCAAAGCAGTTGAATTGTCTGTTGGAAATTTGTGGGCACAAACAGAATTGAAAGAATTATAAAAAGAACAAAAATATGAAATCAGAGAAAATAAAATTTTTGCAGTTTTTATTCATTTTATTTCTAATTCCTTTTGTTGGAAACACACAAAACGATTGGGAAAATTCCACCATTTTCGATAAGAATAAAGAACCCGGGCATACCACTTTTGTTCCGCTCGGTTTGCAAAATAATTCAGTGGATTTCGACAAGCAAAATAGTCCTTTTGTAAAAATGCTTAATGGAAACTGGAAATTTAACTGGGTTTCTAAACCTGCCGACCGGCCTCTTGATTTTTACAAAGTTGATTACGATGTTTCTTTTTGGAAAGAAATTCCTGTTCCGGCCAATTGGCAACTGCACGGCTTCGGAATCCCGATTTATACTAATATTGTTTATCCGTTTAAAGTAGATCCACCACGTATTCAGCACAATAATAACCCGGTAGGCTCGTACAGAAGAAATTTTACAATTCCTGAAAATTGGAATGGAAAGGAAGTTTTTCTTCATTTTGATGGAGTGAAAAGTGCTTTTTATCTCTGGATTAACGGTCAAAAAGTTGGTTATAGCCAGGGGAGTATGACACCGGCAGAATTCAACATTACAAAATATTTGAAGAAAGGTGAAAATGTGTTGGCTGCAGAAGTTTACCGCTGGAGTGATGGAAGTTATCTGGAAGACCAGGACATGTGGCGTTTTAGTGGAATTTACCGGGATGTATATTTGTTTGCCACACCCGGGACATATATTCGCGATTTTTATATTACTACAGAACTTGACGATAAATTCAAAAATGCAGAATTAAAATTGCAGGCTCAAATCAAAAATTCAGGTGATGAAAATATTGATGGATATTCTTTAAAAGCAACTGTTTTTCCCAAAGATAATCTTGAAGAAATTGTTTTGTCCATGCAAGCAGATTTAACGGCTGAAGCTTTGCAGGAGAAATCATTGTTTTTGAATAAAAAGCTGCGCAATCCCAAACTATGGTCGGATGAAACACCATATTTATATTCGATGGTAATTGAATTGTTGGACAATTATGGTAATGTGGTTGAAAAAGTAGGTGCCAATTTTGGTTTTAAAAAAGTAGAAATCAAAGGTGGCGAGTTTTTTGTAAACGGGAAATCGATTTTATTTAAAGGAACCAACCGTCATGAACACGACCCTGATTTTGGACGAGCTATAACCCGTGAAAGTATGATAAAAGACATTTTGCTGATGAAGCAAAACAACATAAATGCAGTTCGTTGTTCACATTATCCCAACCAGCCGTTATGGTACGAACTGTGCGACGAATACGGCTTATATCTGTTTGATGAAGCGAATGTGGAATCACATGGAATTGGTTATGGAAAAAATATTCTACCAGGTAGTGATCCCGATTGGACCAGCGCGGTGGTTGCCCGTGCCGAACGTATGGTTTTGCGCGATCGTAACCATGCAAGTATCGTGGTATGGTCGTTGGGAAATGAAGCCGGGCACGGTGATAACTTTTATAAAATGGCAGATCGAATAAGGGAACTGGATCCAACCCGTCCAATTCACTACCGCCAGATGAACGAGGCTGCTGATATGGATAGCCAGACCTATCCAACTCCGGAGTGGATTATCAATCGTGCTCAGGAAAAGCCGGATCGGCCATTCCTGATGAATGAATATGCTCACGCTATGGGAAATTCGGTTGGTAATCTCGAAGAATACTGGAATGCTATTGAGAAATATCCTGCACTGATTGGCGGTTTTATATGGGATTGGGTCGACCAGGGTTTACGGACAAAAACACAAAATGGCATTGAATACTTCGCTTACGGAGGTGATTTTGGCGATAAACCCAATGATGCTAACTTTTGTATCAATGGGCTGGTTTCGCCCGACCGCGTTCCGAATCCGTCGTTGTACCAGGTGAAAAAAGTGTACCAAAATATTTCTTCAAAATTATTGGATGCAGGAAGCGGAAGGATTGAAGTGTACAATAAATTTAATTTTACAAATACATCAAAATTCGCAGCAATTTATGAATTGACAGAGAATGGAAACATCGTCGATAAGGGAGACTTGGGAGCACTTAGCATTGCCCCCGGAGCTAAAAAAGAAATTACTGTTCCGGTAAAAGAAATGGAGCCCGGTAAAGAATACTTCCTAAGAATCGTTTTTTCATTAAAGGAAGACGAAAAGTGGGCCGAGAAAGGACATGTAATCGCCTGGGATCAGTTTCTTTTTCAGGAAGCTAAACAGCAAACCGGAGAATTAAAAAACGGTAACGGAAAACTAACATTGGAAAATTCGGATGATTTGATTCGGGTTACCGGAAATGATTTTCAGGCTTCTTTTGATGCCGAATCAGGAGAGTTGGAAAGTTTTAAATATGACGACA
This genomic interval carries:
- a CDS encoding DUF5107 domain-containing protein, translating into MNRSEIRRIISVGFILFYTILAHPLFAQVKLSEELWTLPTYPVLAPEKAPIFFTHENYQGASRYVYPYALNDVISNEKQEHDWKALILENEYIKLCVTPEIGGKLYYATDKTTDYNFVYKNNEVKPGNLGMTGAWVSGGIEWCVLHHHRASTFLPVDYSTAENKDGSKTIFIGETEPRHGMHWTIGITAFPGKSYFEADVAIYNPTPFTNTFLFWANVAAHTNENYQVIFPPSVQLATFHSKNDFTHWPISTEVYRGQDFTNGVDVSWWKNVKESASFFAHDLKEDFMGGYDHGTNTGTVHIGDHNIVKGAKLWEWGSGPRGQATEGRLTETSGPYVEIMVGAYSDNQPDYSWIKPFETKRWKQYWYPVKDIEGFKNANLNAAVNLEQRDENNVFLGYHATQEFENTRVILRNGDNIVFQKDIQISPETAFTETIELGGSFEMTNLYTELKNLETDEVLISYQPKEIKRPDLPPVVEPPAAPEGIETIEEVYLAGKRIEQFYNPRYNALDYYIEALQRDSNDIRTNTAVGNYYLKNGDFETARKYLATAIRRLTADYTRPSNCEALYLQGLTLKALGLFDEAVDTLYRATWDYAYHSAAYFELAQISGLRGDFKKALQQINESLSSNTKNYRAVALKSAIQRNLGDFAGAAETLYLIPENDPLNFRLANEVYLIEKAARNNPSAENELAELTKKMRGFDQNYLELAVGYIDDGMLQEAEDVLQRIKTDNPIIHYYRGYIQARLGNTDAAKIHFAQAESLPEDYCFPYRFQTIPVLTSALITNPDDGKAWYYLGNILYDKQPEKAVEYWKKAVEAAPGLAVASRNLGWAYYRYFKDYEQAILWYEKAMALNPVDAIYYSELDNLYELNNSAINKRLALFAGKNDVVKNRDDAFVRQITVLTLAGQPEKSVQYLQDKKFSYREGNSRVREVIIDAQLSLGLTYFAEEEHEKALEHFLLAQIPDEEAGSARSGNRDIQVNYFIGVAYKALKDEQKADEYFVLATEGEGRTSVMSYYKGLSFLELKKKKEAEEIFDVLVENGNQRLNPKEGQGNDFFAIFGEREADKTRQSMAYTLRGLGYKGLGKNKQAKEDLSKAVELSVGNLWAQTELKEL
- a CDS encoding glycoside hydrolase family 2 TIM barrel-domain containing protein, coding for MKSEKIKFLQFLFILFLIPFVGNTQNDWENSTIFDKNKEPGHTTFVPLGLQNNSVDFDKQNSPFVKMLNGNWKFNWVSKPADRPLDFYKVDYDVSFWKEIPVPANWQLHGFGIPIYTNIVYPFKVDPPRIQHNNNPVGSYRRNFTIPENWNGKEVFLHFDGVKSAFYLWINGQKVGYSQGSMTPAEFNITKYLKKGENVLAAEVYRWSDGSYLEDQDMWRFSGIYRDVYLFATPGTYIRDFYITTELDDKFKNAELKLQAQIKNSGDENIDGYSLKATVFPKDNLEEIVLSMQADLTAEALQEKSLFLNKKLRNPKLWSDETPYLYSMVIELLDNYGNVVEKVGANFGFKKVEIKGGEFFVNGKSILFKGTNRHEHDPDFGRAITRESMIKDILLMKQNNINAVRCSHYPNQPLWYELCDEYGLYLFDEANVESHGIGYGKNILPGSDPDWTSAVVARAERMVLRDRNHASIVVWSLGNEAGHGDNFYKMADRIRELDPTRPIHYRQMNEAADMDSQTYPTPEWIINRAQEKPDRPFLMNEYAHAMGNSVGNLEEYWNAIEKYPALIGGFIWDWVDQGLRTKTQNGIEYFAYGGDFGDKPNDANFCINGLVSPDRVPNPSLYQVKKVYQNISSKLLDAGSGRIEVYNKFNFTNTSKFAAIYELTENGNIVDKGDLGALSIAPGAKKEITVPVKEMEPGKEYFLRIVFSLKEDEKWAEKGHVIAWDQFLFQEAKQQTGELKNGNGKLTLENSDDLIRVTGNDFQASFDAESGELESFKYDDNEMLISPVVPNFWRVPVDNDLGHDFNITSGAWRSASSDRLIKKVASVDYNGDSVQILITAELPVFAIQHKTVYTIYKSGSIKVSCSMDVEMERPELPRFGVQFEIPEEYSQMKWYGRGPQETYQDRKTGAAFGIYSGKVEEQIYPYIYPQENGNKTDVRWVTFTNSSGEGIKITGLPQVDVSARPYTDLILEASSHNYQLPDMSFYSVQIDYKQRGVGGNNSWGLKPLDSYRLFENHYEYSFLISPVR